A genomic stretch from uncultured Pseudodesulfovibrio sp. includes:
- a CDS encoding type I secretion system permease/ATPase, which produces MPVDKKSASQNPSKSTRTNGTSSVKAPAGNIPAASAKPGPVPPPAGKPQGKSAVKPSQLDTKPVGATLEDGSKHAATGPSAAVPPSAGNSQKPGHPIPGGMPGQPGQPGQPMPGGIPGQPGQPMPGGMPGQTVPIRVEADERLSPKDIDFQPPLVICLSIISRLLGKPVSSATLKAGIPQQEGVITAASIVRSAERIGIRAKTVYREKLRSITRLILPCILLLRGGNACVLVETTDKVARVVIPGHGMAETEMPLEKLEEEYTGYAIFCHRNSKLDKRVSELRLLKTKRWFWGVIGRFWPIYKHVIGASIMTNIIIVASPLFVMNVYDRVIPNNAMETLWALAIGIAIAYIFDFLLKNLRSYFVDVAGRNADVIIGSRIMNHLMSARLDHMPESAGAVANNIREFESLREFFGSSSLVALIDLPFLFLFIFVIHFIGGPIAYPIFIAVPVVILVGLFLQIPFQRIIENNYKESTQKHALLFEIVQGLETIKTSMAEGRMQARWESVVGMSALSNSRAKIMANVSISFSVFITQMVSVAVVIIGVFLISKGELTVGGLIACNILSGRAMAPLSAVAGLLSRFQQSRMALNALDMLMEMPSERPDDKETFHYGAVEPSITLTGVSFSYPGTDKAVLHEVNLKLSPGEKVGIVGRTGAGKTTLGKLCVGLYQPVEGSVQVGDIDLRQMDVADLRRKIGYISQDSLLFYGTLKDNIAFGLPEADDQSINYAAEISGVNDFVRDHPAGFGMMVGERGTSLSGGQRQAVTIARAVLPDPEILIMDEPSSNMDNQSEFRLKERLRTFVEDKTLIVITHRHSMLDLVDRLVIMDRGKIVVDGPKQAVLDGLKSGKIKVSL; this is translated from the coding sequence ATGCCTGTTGATAAAAAGTCAGCCTCTCAAAATCCTTCCAAGTCGACTCGGACTAATGGAACGTCATCGGTCAAGGCACCCGCTGGAAATATTCCTGCGGCATCAGCCAAGCCCGGCCCTGTGCCACCCCCTGCAGGTAAGCCTCAGGGCAAATCTGCGGTCAAGCCTTCTCAACTGGACACCAAACCTGTCGGGGCGACTTTAGAAGATGGGAGCAAACACGCCGCGACGGGACCTTCTGCGGCCGTTCCGCCTTCTGCAGGAAACTCTCAGAAACCGGGGCACCCGATACCGGGTGGTATGCCCGGTCAACCCGGTCAACCCGGTCAGCCCATGCCAGGTGGCATACCCGGTCAGCCAGGCCAGCCCATGCCGGGCGGCATGCCTGGTCAAACTGTGCCGATCAGGGTCGAAGCTGATGAGAGACTTTCCCCCAAAGACATTGATTTTCAGCCGCCGCTTGTCATCTGCTTATCAATTATCAGTCGCCTCCTCGGTAAGCCTGTTTCCTCTGCGACGCTCAAGGCAGGGATCCCTCAACAGGAAGGCGTTATTACTGCAGCTTCGATCGTCCGGTCAGCAGAACGAATCGGTATTCGGGCCAAAACCGTGTATCGGGAAAAACTGCGTAGTATTACTCGATTGATTCTTCCATGCATCCTTCTCCTTCGCGGAGGGAATGCCTGTGTATTGGTGGAGACCACTGACAAAGTCGCTCGAGTCGTTATTCCCGGACACGGCATGGCCGAAACAGAGATGCCGCTTGAAAAGCTTGAAGAGGAATACACCGGCTACGCCATATTCTGTCACCGCAATTCCAAACTCGACAAACGTGTTTCGGAATTGAGACTTCTCAAGACCAAACGCTGGTTCTGGGGGGTTATCGGGCGTTTCTGGCCTATCTATAAACACGTCATTGGCGCGTCCATCATGACCAACATCATCATTGTGGCCTCGCCACTTTTCGTGATGAACGTGTATGACCGCGTTATTCCGAACAACGCAATGGAAACATTGTGGGCATTGGCAATAGGTATTGCCATCGCCTACATCTTTGATTTCCTGCTGAAAAATTTGCGCAGTTATTTCGTTGACGTAGCTGGTCGTAATGCTGATGTCATCATCGGCAGTCGGATCATGAACCACCTCATGTCCGCCCGACTTGACCACATGCCGGAATCAGCAGGAGCCGTGGCCAACAACATTCGTGAATTCGAATCATTACGTGAATTTTTCGGATCGTCATCCCTGGTTGCGCTTATTGATTTGCCGTTCCTGTTTCTGTTTATTTTTGTCATCCATTTTATCGGTGGGCCTATAGCCTATCCGATCTTCATTGCCGTTCCCGTGGTTATTCTGGTGGGGCTTTTTTTGCAGATCCCATTTCAGCGCATCATCGAGAATAACTACAAGGAGTCGACGCAGAAACATGCGCTGCTGTTCGAAATCGTGCAGGGACTTGAAACCATCAAGACAAGTATGGCCGAAGGTCGTATGCAGGCTCGTTGGGAAAGTGTGGTTGGTATGTCCGCCCTGTCCAACAGTCGAGCCAAGATCATGGCCAACGTTTCCATATCATTCTCGGTCTTCATTACCCAGATGGTTTCTGTGGCCGTAGTCATTATCGGCGTGTTCCTGATTTCCAAGGGTGAGCTGACAGTGGGTGGACTGATCGCCTGCAACATTCTGTCTGGTCGGGCCATGGCTCCCCTGAGTGCTGTCGCCGGCCTGCTTTCCCGTTTCCAACAGTCCAGAATGGCTTTGAATGCTTTGGATATGCTCATGGAAATGCCAAGCGAGCGGCCCGATGATAAGGAAACCTTTCACTACGGTGCCGTGGAACCTTCCATAACCCTGACTGGCGTTTCCTTCAGCTATCCGGGCACGGACAAGGCTGTTCTGCACGAAGTCAACCTCAAGCTTTCTCCTGGTGAGAAAGTCGGTATCGTCGGGCGGACCGGGGCAGGCAAAACCACTCTCGGTAAATTGTGTGTCGGTCTGTATCAGCCGGTTGAAGGGTCGGTTCAGGTTGGCGACATTGATCTACGACAGATGGATGTGGCCGATCTCCGCAGGAAAATCGGGTATATCTCTCAGGACAGCCTGCTTTTTTACGGAACATTGAAAGATAATATTGCTTTTGGTCTGCCTGAGGCAGATGATCAATCCATCAACTATGCGGCTGAGATTTCAGGCGTTAACGACTTTGTTCGGGATCACCCGGCAGGGTTCGGTATGATGGTCGGCGAACGTGGAACGTCTTTGTCCGGTGGGCAAAGACAGGCTGTAACCATTGCTCGCGCGGTTCTGCCTGACCCGGAAATTCTTATTATGGATGAACCGTCGAGCAATATGGACAATCAATCGGAGTTTCGACTCAAGGAACGCCTCAGGACGTTTGTTGAAGACAAGACACTTATCGTTATTACCCATCGTCATTCTATGCTTGATCTTGTCGATCGTCTGGTTATCATGGATAGGGGAAAGATCGTTGTGGACGGGCCGAAACAGGCCGTATTGGATGGACTGAAGTCCGGCAAAATCAAGGTTTCCCTGTGA
- a CDS encoding HlyD family type I secretion periplasmic adaptor subunit has product MSKHKDEREVLLFMSEVDQAMYGKGRRFAYIMSSSILLLIIIFVIWAKLAVLDEVTRGFGRVIPSQRIQEIQNLEGGILSELFVHEGQTVDKGDILCRLHNEQAASYYRDAFGKAMEHRAAIARLVAEVEDREPVFDEELQKEAPQLVQDQLRISRAQREQLKIELSLLQDQYEQKQQEVSEMAGRKRQLQQSLDVALKQRNIAKPLVEKQIHSELDYLALEQRVVELRGDVEALALGIPRVKRAAKEALGRIEQRKAEFRSQALEEINERRLELNSITENLSSGGDRVTRTDVRSPVRGIVKHIMSNTLGGVIRPGESIMEVVPLDDTLLIEAEIKPSDIAFLHPGQKAQVKITAYDFSIYGGLEGSVENISADTIEDEKGENHYLVKVRTKQNAIVYRGQRLPIIPGMTAGVDVLTGKKSVLDYLLKPILKAKQNALRER; this is encoded by the coding sequence ATGAGCAAGCATAAAGATGAAAGAGAAGTACTGCTGTTCATGAGCGAGGTGGACCAAGCCATGTATGGCAAGGGTCGCCGGTTCGCCTACATCATGTCTTCTTCCATATTGTTGTTGATCATTATTTTCGTAATCTGGGCCAAGCTGGCCGTACTTGATGAAGTCACTCGCGGTTTCGGTCGCGTCATTCCTTCGCAGCGTATTCAGGAAATTCAGAACCTCGAAGGCGGTATTCTCAGCGAGTTGTTCGTGCATGAAGGCCAGACCGTCGACAAGGGAGATATACTGTGTCGTCTGCATAACGAGCAGGCTGCGAGTTACTATCGGGACGCTTTCGGCAAGGCCATGGAACACCGTGCGGCCATTGCCCGACTTGTTGCAGAGGTTGAAGACAGGGAGCCCGTTTTTGATGAGGAACTGCAAAAAGAGGCACCGCAGTTAGTTCAGGATCAGCTCAGGATTTCCAGAGCGCAGCGTGAACAGCTCAAGATCGAGTTGAGTCTTCTGCAAGACCAGTATGAGCAGAAACAACAGGAAGTGAGTGAGATGGCCGGCCGTAAACGGCAGCTCCAGCAAAGTCTGGATGTGGCGCTCAAGCAACGCAATATTGCCAAACCTCTTGTGGAAAAACAGATTCATTCCGAGTTGGATTATCTGGCTCTGGAACAGCGCGTTGTTGAACTGCGCGGTGATGTCGAAGCTTTGGCTCTGGGGATTCCACGCGTCAAGCGGGCTGCCAAGGAAGCACTTGGCAGGATCGAGCAGCGCAAGGCCGAATTCCGCAGTCAGGCGTTGGAAGAGATCAACGAACGACGGCTTGAGTTGAACTCCATTACAGAGAACCTGAGTTCCGGTGGTGACCGTGTTACCAGAACTGATGTGCGTTCTCCGGTCAGGGGTATTGTCAAACACATCATGTCCAACACCCTCGGCGGCGTTATCCGGCCCGGTGAATCCATTATGGAAGTTGTCCCTTTGGACGACACGTTGTTGATTGAGGCTGAAATCAAGCCTTCGGATATTGCGTTTTTGCATCCGGGCCAGAAAGCGCAGGTCAAAATAACAGCGTATGATTTTTCCATTTACGGAGGGCTCGAAGGGTCTGTTGAGAACATCAGTGCGGACACCATTGAAGACGAAAAGGGCGAGAATCATTATCTCGTCAAAGTCCGTACCAAACAAAATGCCATTGTTTATCGGGGACAGCGATTGCCGATTATTCCGGGCATGACAGCTGGAGTGGATGTTCTGACCGGCAAGAAGTCGGTATTGGACTATCTCCTCAAACCGATTCTCAAGGCCAAGCAGAACGCGCTCAGAGAGCGCTGA
- a CDS encoding transglutaminase-like cysteine peptidase, whose translation MTALCAVFIVGVLGMEATASAAAQKDDKPKLLGTMEFKGKIQKLPKWSRVVTKMQAWKGYFQDSATANHPSKSGWYAVKSQIKDKSNKEKLKAVTKFFNKWPYRLDKANWGVSEYWATPWEFLKKSGDCEDYSIAKFYALQEVGFSQDQMRIVAVKDAIRGIGHAVLAVYTDGDIYILDNQTVMVLSHTKYRHYIPQYSVNEKFRWMHVAPKKKTTYSKAKK comes from the coding sequence ATGACCGCACTGTGTGCGGTCTTTATCGTTGGTGTCCTTGGGATGGAAGCCACCGCCTCGGCAGCGGCCCAAAAGGATGATAAACCGAAGTTGTTGGGAACCATGGAGTTCAAGGGCAAAATTCAAAAGCTGCCCAAGTGGTCTCGCGTGGTAACAAAAATGCAGGCGTGGAAAGGGTATTTTCAGGACTCTGCAACCGCCAATCACCCCTCAAAATCAGGGTGGTATGCAGTTAAATCCCAGATCAAGGACAAGTCCAACAAGGAAAAGCTCAAGGCGGTGACCAAGTTTTTCAATAAGTGGCCTTACCGTTTGGACAAGGCGAATTGGGGAGTGAGCGAATACTGGGCGACTCCATGGGAATTTCTCAAGAAGTCAGGTGATTGTGAAGATTACTCAATTGCCAAATTCTATGCACTCCAGGAAGTCGGGTTTTCACAGGACCAGATGCGTATCGTGGCTGTCAAAGATGCCATTCGAGGTATTGGTCACGCTGTCCTTGCGGTCTACACCGATGGCGATATCTATATCCTTGATAATCAGACCGTCATGGTCTTGTCTCATACGAAGTATAGACATTATATTCCGCAATATTCCGTGAACGAAAAATTCCGGTGGATGCACGTGGCTCCAAAGAAGAAGACCACATATTCGAAGGCGAAAAAATAA
- a CDS encoding HD domain-containing phosphohydrolase: MAEHNAQTSEIPKSIGGAGQGVKIGVVLAFVLVISVGILLLANKAVKDKEVDVLENLQKRFEILTHVRGEVVTGFLDNLSHHGDRLIKSDLFRLYAAEIEDFDGDLSSLFGAIHSDKNVESDGAVLAEQLPMMENMLREFSAYAGFVNARILSKSGEAYIATDGHLPPMEDSQIASAMATISTNKPQYSPLRKTVRGMEMDVYVPIYPPDAVGGTDEIPQDGAVGVLMMTRLVSGKITELLSNSDLSAKGQKMRLMQKDGDRFKEATPWSSEGFNEVTTKIDFGPEDSIPFAVRMSIGDPEQKVYSLGKRIAGPEWWLIQEIDYDDAVAPIKDFNRTVYMVAGLGILTAFLIAGLAWWILTGVQSQRVAKEFKALATQIDDQKRFIDSINANIDEFITLKDGMGRYTYVNDAFAAAVGRTKEELIGMDAAAVFGFDTAKRLESIDQVAMRENRKETINEAIFLRSQRHQFQISKSPYCDSNGACAGLVEVYRDITEFVAAQEQNKRLIKSAMEALGSTIEAADPYLGGHTKLLAGLSVEVAKSMHMTEMDIAEIETAANLSQIGKMFVPNEILTKPGRLTDEEMATMEEHVEHAYRILKDIDIEEGVLLAIYQMNERLDGSGYPKKLMGDETIMLARILSVLNVFCAMIRPRSYRGAKDPQQALDILSSESTKFDSSVVQALAEVVKTPAGEKLLAPRE, encoded by the coding sequence ATGGCTGAACACAATGCACAAACGTCAGAGATCCCCAAGTCCATTGGGGGAGCCGGACAAGGCGTCAAGATTGGCGTTGTTCTGGCTTTCGTTCTGGTCATTTCAGTAGGCATCCTGCTTCTTGCCAACAAGGCAGTGAAAGACAAGGAAGTCGATGTACTGGAGAATCTGCAAAAACGGTTTGAAATTTTGACGCACGTCAGGGGTGAGGTGGTTACAGGCTTCCTCGACAATTTGTCGCATCATGGCGACCGGCTTATCAAATCTGATCTTTTCCGGCTCTACGCCGCTGAAATTGAAGATTTTGATGGTGATCTGTCCAGCCTTTTCGGGGCAATTCATTCGGATAAGAATGTTGAAAGCGATGGTGCGGTCCTGGCAGAGCAGTTGCCTATGATGGAGAATATGCTTAGGGAATTTTCTGCCTACGCAGGATTTGTCAATGCCCGTATATTAAGCAAGAGCGGGGAAGCGTACATCGCTACGGATGGTCATTTGCCACCGATGGAGGACAGTCAGATAGCGTCCGCCATGGCGACAATCTCTACAAACAAGCCACAGTATTCACCTCTCAGAAAAACAGTCCGTGGTATGGAAATGGACGTATACGTCCCAATTTATCCGCCTGATGCGGTCGGTGGAACTGATGAAATTCCCCAGGATGGAGCCGTGGGCGTCCTGATGATGACACGACTTGTTTCCGGAAAAATTACAGAATTATTGTCGAATTCAGATCTGTCCGCAAAGGGGCAGAAAATGCGTCTTATGCAGAAAGATGGAGATAGGTTCAAGGAAGCCACTCCATGGAGTTCTGAAGGATTCAATGAAGTTACTACCAAGATTGATTTTGGACCAGAGGACAGTATTCCTTTTGCTGTCAGAATGAGCATCGGTGACCCTGAACAGAAAGTGTATTCTTTGGGGAAACGGATTGCCGGGCCTGAGTGGTGGCTGATTCAGGAAATTGATTACGATGATGCCGTTGCTCCTATTAAGGATTTCAATCGTACAGTCTACATGGTTGCCGGGCTTGGTATTCTGACCGCCTTCCTTATCGCAGGGTTGGCCTGGTGGATTCTGACAGGAGTGCAAAGTCAGCGTGTGGCTAAAGAGTTCAAGGCATTGGCGACACAGATTGATGACCAAAAACGGTTTATTGATTCCATTAACGCCAATATCGATGAGTTCATTACACTCAAGGACGGTATGGGGCGCTATACCTATGTCAATGATGCTTTCGCTGCAGCTGTCGGGCGGACCAAAGAGGAACTTATTGGTATGGACGCTGCTGCTGTGTTCGGTTTTGATACCGCCAAGCGGTTGGAGTCCATTGATCAGGTTGCCATGCGGGAAAATCGTAAGGAAACCATCAATGAGGCAATTTTCCTGCGCTCTCAACGCCATCAGTTCCAAATATCGAAGTCTCCATATTGTGATAGTAATGGTGCGTGTGCCGGTTTGGTTGAAGTTTACCGTGACATCACTGAGTTCGTAGCCGCACAAGAACAGAACAAGCGACTCATCAAAAGTGCGATGGAAGCACTGGGCAGTACGATTGAAGCGGCTGATCCATACCTTGGCGGCCATACCAAACTCTTGGCCGGATTGTCCGTTGAGGTCGCTAAATCAATGCACATGACGGAGATGGATATCGCTGAAATTGAAACAGCGGCCAATCTGTCACAGATCGGCAAAATGTTCGTCCCCAACGAGATTCTGACCAAGCCGGGTCGGCTTACCGACGAGGAAATGGCGACCATGGAGGAACATGTCGAACACGCCTATCGTATTCTCAAGGATATAGATATCGAAGAGGGCGTGCTTCTGGCTATTTATCAAATGAATGAACGTCTGGACGGTTCCGGGTATCCCAAGAAGCTCATGGGTGACGAAACAATCATGCTTGCCAGGATTCTGTCAGTGTTGAACGTCTTCTGTGCAATGATCAGACCCAGGTCGTATCGTGGAGCTAAGGATCCGCAGCAGGCATTGGATATCCTTTCCAGTGAATCCACGAAGTTCGATAGTTCTGTGGTTCAGGCTTTGGCTGAAGTCGTCAAGACTCCTGCAGGCGAAAAGCTGTTGGCTCCCAGGGAGTAA
- a CDS encoding TolC family outer membrane protein, which translates to MTLKDSVVAAVKQHPKIKAMLHNRDAVSKAQLSALGRFFPSLDLRAEAGWQEYSSAVTRSTNVDKHTRTPTDVTATITQPIFDGFDRWSDYKREGARMTSAEGRLVDNVETVALDAIRAHVDVVRIRKLVALAGENITAHQQLLDSITERVEGGAGNKADEMQAKGRVARAETTLVTYIGELRTSEAEYTRTVGATPKELGDPEYNPEYIPATAEQILDVTLDNNPKIAVYKAEIEVAERTVGVLESTMYPEIDVYYAHRNTDDLDGSDSWVQDDKAMLRANWNLFNGLSDYNDVRTATARVREAQSNLQDTTDDLIRQVAAAWAEYESSIGQIEKYQEALQYSLESLDMYLMQFNVGQRSLLDVLDATNEVFSNKVQLETATSNRNFTLYKFLALEGQLMKTLEVASNTYEELPAEQQ; encoded by the coding sequence ATGACACTGAAAGACAGTGTCGTAGCCGCTGTTAAACAGCACCCGAAGATCAAAGCCATGCTGCACAACAGAGACGCCGTATCCAAGGCGCAACTGTCTGCACTGGGCCGTTTCTTCCCTTCCCTCGACCTGCGGGCTGAAGCCGGCTGGCAGGAATACAGCAGTGCTGTCACTCGTTCCACCAACGTTGACAAACACACCCGTACGCCTACGGATGTCACCGCTACCATCACGCAGCCGATCTTTGACGGTTTTGACCGTTGGAGCGACTACAAGCGCGAAGGTGCACGTATGACTTCCGCCGAAGGCCGTTTGGTCGACAATGTGGAAACTGTTGCTCTGGACGCCATCCGCGCCCATGTCGATGTGGTCCGCATCCGCAAACTTGTTGCTCTGGCCGGTGAAAACATCACCGCTCACCAGCAGTTGCTCGACTCCATCACCGAACGTGTTGAAGGCGGAGCTGGTAACAAGGCCGATGAAATGCAGGCTAAAGGCCGCGTCGCCCGTGCCGAAACCACTCTGGTCACCTACATCGGTGAACTTCGTACATCCGAAGCTGAATACACACGGACAGTGGGTGCAACTCCCAAAGAACTCGGCGATCCTGAATACAATCCCGAGTACATTCCTGCCACCGCAGAACAAATTCTTGACGTCACTCTGGACAACAACCCCAAGATCGCAGTGTATAAAGCTGAGATCGAAGTTGCTGAACGTACCGTTGGTGTTCTCGAATCCACCATGTACCCGGAGATTGATGTCTACTACGCACACCGCAATACTGACGACCTTGATGGTTCCGACTCTTGGGTTCAGGACGACAAGGCAATGCTCCGTGCGAACTGGAACCTCTTCAACGGCTTGAGCGACTACAACGATGTTCGTACCGCCACTGCCCGTGTCCGTGAAGCACAGTCCAACTTGCAGGACACTACTGATGACCTGATCCGTCAGGTTGCAGCCGCATGGGCCGAATACGAATCCAGCATCGGTCAGATTGAAAAGTATCAGGAAGCTCTCCAGTACAGCCTGGAATCCCTGGACATGTACCTCATGCAGTTCAACGTCGGTCAGCGTTCCCTTCTGGACGTGCTTGATGCTACCAATGAAGTCTTCAGCAACAAGGTGCAGCTTGAAACCGCTACGAGCAATCGTAACTTCACCCTCTACAAGTTCCTGGCACTCGAAGGCCAGCTCATGAAGACTCTTGAAGTGGCTTCCAACACCTACGAAGAACTCCCCGCTGAACAACAGTAA